Part of the Deltaproteobacteria bacterium genome is shown below.
ACGGTAAGCTGGCGGCGTTCACCGGCACTTTGGGTGCTAGGTGTCGGATGCTGGGGGTTAGGGAATGAGGGTTGAGGACTTGAAACCTGAAACTTTGAACTTGGAACTGGGGAAGAGGATTGTGTGGGGAGCGATGCGCCGCAGTCACCGCAAAACTTGAACCGGGATGGATTCTCCGCGCCACAACTAGCACAGCGAGGCATGAGCGGGCTTCCACACTCGCCGCAGAATTTCTTTCCGTCGGGGGCTTCGCTGTTACAGCTTGGACAGTACATACGGCCTCTTTGACTACGACCTTCTTTCGGTCTCCTCTTCAGTAGAAGTCTCTAGCGCCGTCTCTTCATCGTAGTTCTGAGTCAGCGCGGTTTGTTCCAGCTCAACGGTGTAGCTCGGATCAAGGCGTTTCAGGTCCCATTCGGTGATCCAGCGCTTGATGTACTCGCGCATGCTGGTAATGCCCGAGCGCTCGACTGCTAGCGCTGGCGGCTGCCAGTCATAGGCGGTGGCGTGAATCGAGCGGACTTTCTTGCACGTCTGTCGAATCGCTTGCAGATCCGGAGCCTGCAGGCGTGCTTTCTCGCGTTGAATCAGCCGCATGGCGCGTTCCGCCTGCTTAGCCATGTCTTCCAGGCCTTTCGCGCGGAGCTTGCTTGGCACGGTTTCCAGGTCATTCCGCTCTTCGATGATGTAACTCTCGAAATTCGACATGATCGCGAAGACGGTCAATAGTCCGGGCGACTGCTGTCCGGGCAGCTTTCCCATCCAGCGCAACAGATCGGCGTACGACTTGGCGCGCTGCAGCCAGGAGTAACGGCCAATGAGTTCGACCTCGTCCACCAGCAACACCCAGCCAGCATAACCCGCGGCCGTAGTTAATCGCGAGACAAACTGAAGACGTTGCAACGCCAGGTCCCTCTGGGTGATCTTTTCGATCGTGTACGTTGCGCGCTCGCCGCACGACTTGAGCAATTTGCGAATCTCGCCCGCATCTAACGGATCACCGGACCAGAACGAGATGAGTCGATCGCGAGTCTCCACGTCCATACCGAGACGTTTGAATAAGAACAGGGTGGCGGCGAAGCGCGAGTTGAGTCCAGAGCTGGGACTATGCGCCCAAGCGCTCAACTCCGTGTACGCGTCGCTGCGGGGATCGAGTTGCGCGGCGACCTCGGTCAGCGCCGCGCCGCGTCGCCCCGGCGCGACCGCCGTGCGAACGGCGGCGCGGTAAAACTTGGCGGGATCGTACAGCGGCGTTTCTTTGCTGATAACCACCTTGCTGCACACGAACCGCTCGGCCAACGCCACGTGTTGAAGGTACTCCAACAGATGCGACTTGCCCGCGCCAAAATCTCCAGCGATAAGAAACCCCGCGGCTTGTGTTCCTTTGGGGGCTCCCTCTTTGGCTTCTTGGAGTTGGGTTCGAAACCGCTCTTCAATAGCAGGCTGCTCGCAGCCGAGCGCCAGTACGGCGTCACGGTTGGGAACCCCGGCACGCAACGCTTCAATAGCGCGTCGAGAAACAATCTGAGTGCTCATCCCACGGACTCCTGTGTCGTTGTTGCCCCGAACTCGGGAGAGGAAGAGAGGCGGATGAGGGTAGAGAACGGATTGATGCGTTGTTTGTCGCGCACTTCATCCCAAATGCGCATCCGCAAGGCGTCATAGCTGTGGACGCCACGGCGATCATCGGGATGGAGAAACGCCGGCGGGGCGATAACCGCCATGAAGCAGAATTCCAATTCGTCAGTGGCGTCGATACACTGCCGTAGGACTTCATAGGTATCCAGCGCCATCGCCAGCGTGTAGTAACGGCTCTCATCCTGCTGTTCTTTGGGCTTGGGACGCTGCAGTAGACAACGGGAGATATCAAGGGCAAGCACCAAGCCACTTTTCCCGGCGAGATGCAACCAATAGGACAGCGACGAAAGCAGATAGCGGGCATTATCCCGCGCGATCTTTTGAAAGATCAGCGCCGGTTTGATTTCCTTCAGCCGATGCAGTCTGCCGCACAGCCATTCTTTAATCACCTCGGCGGGAACTGGGCTCATGCTGTCGTCACCTAAGTGTGTTTGGCAGAGGCGGATCATCGCCAGGCGGAAATCCTGGCTCATTTGGTAATCATGAATGAGGCGCTTTTCCGGCAACGTATGAAGTTCCTGTCGCAGCAGTCGCTCCTCGCGACTATTGAGGCTGGCTAGCCGTTGCAGAGTAAAATCGAAACGGTCAGCAGGAAGTGCAAACCCTTGCTCCTCGAGCAAGCGCGAGACAAAGGCAAACGACAACTCATCCCAATCGATTTGCTGGGCGACTTCGTGAAACACATGGTCGATCATGTGGACGCGCGTGGTGGCGGCGTCTACCCAGGCGAATTGATACCCTTCGGCCTCGGCGAGACTGCGCAGTCCTTGTCGTAAGCCACCGTGGTTGATTTCCTCGGTCGGCACGAGGAATTTCACCGCCGCTCCCCCGCCGCGAATAAAGCTCTGGAGATAGTCTCGCCGCGCAATATCCAGCCACTCCGCCGGACGCATCGTTGCACTCATTCTCTGACCTCTTTCCTACGCCTCTGTAAACGAAATTCCATAATACGCTTTCGCCTGCCCGGTTTTTGTCACGATCGGGATGACTTTGCTCGGAGCCTCATTGCCGCGTGCGGCGTGGAAGCTGATGGCGGCACCGTTGCGTGCGGTGGTCACGTCACTTTGGTCCAGCAGATATAGGTCACGGGCGAACTCCTGGCGGGAGTATTCCTTCGCCTGTCCAGGGAGGAGCGTGAACAGATCGTAGATCTCCACCAATGGTACGATGGCGCTGGTGTCGCGCCGTTCCTTCCCGCGCGTTTTCACCGCCGTGGTGTAGGCATCATGGAGCGATTCCAGGAACGCCTCCGACTTGAAACGCACCGGCCTGTTTTGTAGGTCTTGCAAGTGATGGACGAGCACGGAGGGACGCAGGCGGCGTTCCCTGGCTTTATCGATCACCACGGCCCGGTCATTGGCCAGCACGCGGATGAGCGTGGGATAGCAATAGAGTCGGTCATCCCGCTCGTACATACTCACGCCTGTTTGCTTTGCGGTCGCCAGTAATTCTGCGACAAACGCACCGTTCGAGAGATAGGCGTCTTCATCGAAGTCCCACGTGGTTTTGGCTTTGGCGAGCTGTTGTTGCAATTCGCTGATGGTTTGCTCTGCCGTTTCGATCAGCTTCGGCAGTTCGCGTAAATTCCCAGTTTGCGCCGCAGCACGAAACTTCTTGAGCGTGCGGAGCGCGGCGGTGGCGGCTTTGCAAGCGGCGTCAGCCTCCGCCTCTGTTTTTGCTAGCGCCTGTTCCAGATTGTTTTGTTGATTGACCGCCATGGTGCTCCTTGTCAGTGTTCTGATGTGGGGATCTACGCGCGAAGTTTAGACGGAAAAGAGATGAAGTGTCAAAGAGGCAGAGAAAACAGAGGACTAGTTCCCCTCCTGTTCCTCTGGTACAACGCGAGAATTATTCAGGAGGACGATCATGCTCGATCAGAAATTAGGACCCGTAGTAGATGCCGATGGTCATCTCTTAGAGCCTGCCGATTTGTGGCTGAAGTATATCGACCCGCAGTATCGCGACCGCGCCATTCGCATCGATCACGACGAAAAGGGCTGGGAAATCTTGTTGTTCGACAATAAAGTCGCGGAAGTAGTGCGCGGCACCCTCGGCGCGCTCGGCGGCGTTGGGATGAACCCCGACGAGTTTTTCCTCCCCGGGAACAAGACCTACATGGATGGTTGCCCCCCAGGGAGCTATGACCCAAAGGCTCGCCTACAAGTGATGGACGAAGAGGGCATCGACATCGCCTTACTCTATCCCACTATCAGCATTTTCTGGGAAGGGTGGGTGACCGATCCGAAGCTGGCGACGGCGTACACGCGCGCGTATAACCGCTGGCTGGTCGATTTCTGTAGTTATGACAAAAAGCGTCTGTTCCCTATCGCCCATATTTCCTTGATCGACCCTGAAGGCGCGGTCGAGGAAACCATCCGGGCAAAGAAGGACGGCTGCGTTGGCATCTACCTCTCGCCGGATATGGTGGCGCGCGGCTGGAAACATTTTGACGATCCCTCGTTCGTCCGCTTCTGGGAAACCGTGCAGGATCTCCAGATGCCAGTCGGCTTCCATGTCGTCGTCCGCGACCAGCCGTCATTTCGCGAGTGGGTGCGTCCAGGCGCGGATTTCGGTCTCTTCAATTTCACGTTCCTGGCCATCGACGTGATGGCGGGATTCACGCAGATGATGTCGCTGGCCATGTTCGACAAATATCCGCGCATGAAATGCACGGTGTTGGAGTCCGGCGCCAACTGGATTTCGGCGTGGCTGGATCGGATGGACCATAAATACATTCCCATGAAGAGCCGCACCCAGCTGAAAATGAAACCAAGCGAGTATTTCTACCGGCAGTGTATCGTGTCGGCTGACCCGGATGAAACCATGACCTCTCAGGTCGTCGAGCACATCGGCCCCGACTATTTTGTCTGGGCGTCGGACTATCCACACATTGACTCCTCGTTTGGCGTAGCGAAAGAGATCAAAGAACGGATTGCACCGCTTCCGCTTGAGGCGCAGCGTAAGGTCTTGGGCGGGAATGCGATTCGGTTTTATAATTTGCCAGTCGGAATGTAGGCAAGCGTTAGGTGTGAGGCGGAAGGCCACACAAGGAAGACCAGCAACCAGAAACTCGAAACGAGAAACTCAAAGAAGGAGTCCTGCATGCATGATCTGTCGATTAAAGGTGGAAAGATTGTTGACGGAACCGGACAGGCACCGTTCACTGGCGATGTAGCCCTGACTGACGGTCGTATTTCTGGAGTTGGCAGAGATCTGGGCTCGGCCAAACGTACCATCAACGCAGATGGGCTGCTCGTCACGCCGGGCTGGGTGGATGTCCACACGCACTATGATGGTCAAGCGGCATGGGACCAGTTGATGACGCCGTCGCTCTGGCATGGCGTTGCCACAGTGGTGATGGGGAACTGTGGGGTCGGCTTCGCTCCCGCGACGCCGGATCGCCACGATTGGCTGATCGGCCTCATGGAAGGCGTGGAAGATATTCCGGCCAAGTCGTTAGCCGCCGGGCTGCCGTGGGGATGGGAGAGCTTTGCCGAGTACCTCAACGTGCTTGCGAAGATGCCGCGCACGATTGACGTGGGCGGACTCGTCACCCATGGCGCTGTGCGGGCGTATGTGATGGGCGATCGCGGGGCCAAGAACCAGCCAGCGAATGCTGACGATATGGCGAAGATGGCGGCTTTGGTGAAAGAAGCGGTTCTTGCCGGAGCGCTCGGGTTTTCTTCTTCCCGGACACTCGTGCATAGCGCCAATGGCGGCGAACCTGTTCCTGGGACCTACGCGTCGGACGAAGAACTCATGGCTATCGCGCGGGCGATCAAAGAGACCGGGCGTGGACTGATCGAGCTGGTGCCGATGGGCGTGGCTGGTGAAGACAACGCCGCGTTGACGAGAGACATGGCGATGATGCGGCGTATCGCAGCCACCACTGGTTGCCCTATGACGTTCTTGTTGCCGCAACATAACTCCGATCCCAATCAGTGGCGCGACCAGCTCCGTCAATGTGAAGAGGCCGTCAAAGAAGGCGTGCGTATCACGCCGCAAGTCTTCGCGCGTCCGGTGTGCGTGTTGTTCAGTGCGCAAGGCGAGAATCCGTTCCAATATCTCCCAAGCTATGCTCCGCTCATGAACCTGCCACTGGCGGAAAAAGTCAAAGCGTTGCGCAGTCCCGACCTCAGAGCGAAGTTGCTCTCCGAGAGCGATCCGCACACCACGGGTATGTCGCTTCTGTACCAGAGCCCGATGGTGTGGCAGCGAACCTACCCGATGGGAACTCCGCTGAGCTACACGCCGGAGAAGAGCAACAGCATCGCCGAGATTGCCAAACGCGAAGGCCGCGATCCGCGAGCGGTCGTATACGATCTCTTGCTTGAAAACGAAGGTCGCGCTTTCTTGATGTATGCGGCAGCCGGTTACACTGACGGCAATCCCGATGCGATCCACGAAATGTTGCGCCACCCGATGACGGCGTTAGGCGGCAGCGACGCTGGTGCGCATGTGCGGCAAATCATCGACGCCAGCATTCCTACCTACATGCTCACGCACTGGGCGCGGGACTACAAACTTGGTGATCGCTACCACTTGCCGCTAGAGTTCGTGGTGAAGAAACTCACCCGCGACGGCGCACGGCTGTTCGGCATGCATGATCGCGGTACGCTTGAACCCGGCATGAAAGCCGACGTGAACTTGATCGACTTCGAGAATCTGCATGTCAATCATCCCGAGATGATCTACGACATGCCGGCTGGTATGCCCCGTCTCATGCAAACCGCCAACGGCTATGTGACTTCGTTTGTCAGTGGCGAAGTCGTGCAAGAGAACGGCAAAGCGACCGACGCGCGCCCGGGTAAAATCGTCCGCAGCAGCGCACGCGCGGCGCTCTAGTCCTTCCCGATGGTCGGGGCGTGCGTTTGTACGCCCCTGGTTCTTCTGCTTGGCTTTCTTCCCTCTCTTCGATTCTCTACAGTTGAGCGATTTCCCTGGAGGTGAACTGAGACCCTTTCCCTTGCCCGTTCCGTCTAGGAACGATAGAGAAGAAGAGGTCTGGTCGTAGCAGTGCAAACTGAAGGAGGAAAGACATGAAACTGTATCGTTCTATCTTGTTCGTCCCTGGCAATCGTCCGGAATGGATCTACAAAGCGCCGAAGTACGGACCGGATGCGTTGATTATTGACCTTGAAGATGCCGTGCCGATTCCAGAGAAGTCCGAGGCGCGAGGCATCGTGCGCGCCGGAATTGAGCGTTCGCATGCTCGTGGCGTGCCGATCGTGGTGCGCGTGAACGGGTTGAATACCGGTCTGACTGGCGAAGATATCGAAGCCGTGGTGACCGCCGGCTTAGTCGGCATCGCCATTCCCAAACTGGAATATGCCGAGGAGATCCTCAAGATCGATGCGTGGATCGAGTTTTTCGAGAAGAAAGCCGGGCTACCGCTTAACACGGTGGAGATCGTCGCGATTCCGGAAACCGCACGCGGCATCATGGATATCTACAAGCTAGCGACCGCCTGCCCGCGGGTCGGCAATATCGTCGGCGGCGTAGGGGCGCGCTCGGGCGACGTGACCAAAGCGATTGGCTATAAGTGGACGCGCCCCGGGTTCGAGACCCTCTACATGGCCTCGCATATGTTGCTGGCCGCGCGCTCGGCAGGGATCGAATATCCGCTGGCTGCCGGTTCCCTCGAAGTCAGCGATCTCGAATTGGTCCGCTTGCAGATTCAACGGGTGCGCGAAATCGGTTTCCGCGGTTCGTTGTTGATTCACCCGTCGGCGGTGCCGATCGCCAACGAAGTGTTTGCGCCCTCCAAAGAGGAAATCGCGTGGAATAAGGGCATTCTCTATGCCATGGATGAAGCGGAACGCGCTGGGCGGGCGGCGGTGACGTACGATGGGATGATGATCGACTACGCCCACGTGCGTAACGCGCTCGATCTGATTCACCAAGCCGAAGCGTTCGGGCTCGAGGTCGGCGAATACCCGCAGGTGAAAGCGCTCTAAAATGGAACGAAAACCGATGAAGCGAGGTTCTGCCTAGTAGTCTGGCAGGAAATTTTTGAGAGATGTCATTCCGAGGAGCAACGCGACGAGGAATCTCAAGCAGGCAGAGACAACACGAGATTCCTCGCCTTCATTACATTCCGGCTCGGAATGACAACCCTCCATCTTTCCGTGGACGAAGCACGAGTCTCACCATACTACATTAGCTAAGGAGGACTCTTATGTCTCATGCCGCTGAAACCGCCAAGATTCACGCCAAGTTGAGCCATCCGGTGATCGACTCCGACGGTCACTGGATCGAGTTCGAGCCTGCGGCGGTGGATTATCTGCATCAAGTTGGAGGCGACCGTATCGTCGAACGCTACAGCAAGGTCGCCAACCAGTTCGGTAACAAGAAGTGGGCGCAAACCCCAGCGCAGGACCGCCGCGAGCGCCGCATGCTTCAACCCGGCTGGTGGGGCGTACCGACGAAAAATACGCGCGACCGCGCCACCGCCATGCTGCCCAAGCTGCTCCATGAACGCATGGGCGAGCTGGGCATCGACTTCGGCGTGATCTACCCAACGTCGGGGGCGCTCTTTGCGCCGTTTTTACGCGATGAAGAAGTGCGTCGCGCGTCGTGCCGCGCCTTCAATATGTACACTGCCGATCAATTCAAGGGGCTGGGAGACCGGCTGACTCCCGCCGCCGTGGTGCCGATGTTCTCCCCGCAAGAGGCGGTCGAAGAACTCGAATTCGCGGTGAAGCATCTTGGGTTCAAAGTGGTGATGCTGGGCAGTTTGCCGCGCCGTCCGGTTCCCGCCGTCGCGAAGTCCACTCCAGAGGCGAGCCGTTACGCAGTCTGGCACGACACCTTGGGGCTGGATAGCGAGCACGACTACGATCCGGTTTGGGCCAAATGCCAGGAACTACGCATCTCGCCGACTTTCCATTCCGCCTCTTCGGGCATCGGGCTGCGCACCTCGATCTCGAATTTTGTCTATAACCATATCGGTCATTTCGGTCAGGCTGGCGAAGCAGTGTGTAAAGCGCTGTTCATCGGCGGTGTGACTCGCCGCTTCCCTCAGCTAAAGTTCGGCTTCCTGGAAGGCGGCGTGGGTTGGGCCTGTAGCTTGTACAGCGATTTGATCGGCCATTGGAAGAAGCGCAACGCCGAGGCGCTGGATGCGGTGAACCCGGCGAATCTGAATCGTGACTTGTTGCTCGATCTGGTGAAGCAGTACGGTTCCTCCGCCATCATCAGCAAGCTGGACCAAATCGCGCCCGGTGTAGGGTTGTTGATGGAGCGTCCAGAGCAGCTTGACGATTTCGCCGCCTGCGGAATTAAGAAAGCGTCTGATATCCGCGACCTGTTCGTACCGAATTTCTATTTCGGTTGCGAGGCGGACGACCCGGTGACATCGTGGGCGTTCAAAGGCCACGTGAACCCGTATGGCGCCAAGCTCGGGGCGCTCTTCGGCTCGGATATCGGTCACTTCGATGTGCCGGACATGACCGAGGTGTTAGTGGAAGCGTATGAAGGAGTCGAAGACGGGATTCTGAGCGACGAGGATTTTCGTGACTTTGTCTTCGGTAATCCGGTGCGCTTCTGGGCGGGGATGAATCCCGACTTCTTCACAGGCACGGCGGTAGAGTCGCAGGCGAAGAAGTTCCTGACCGAGAACGGAACGGTGACGGCGGCAGCAGCGGCGCTGTAGTCTTCAGACGAAACGGCGAAAAGGGGAAACGGTGAAAAGGGAAAGGACCGAGGAGAGTCGATCCGTCTCCGATTCTTCAGTTCCCCCTGTCTCTAGGACGCCCGCACCTTCACCCCGGCTCGCTCCTCCTGCAACTGAAACGGCACGGTCGAATCCCGGTCGCCCCAGCCTTTCGCCATCGCCTCGACGAGATCCTGTTCGACGATGTTGGCAACTTTCATCGGCACCTCGTATTCACGCCCGAGAGCGGACGCGAGGCCGATATCTTTGCGTGCGAGTTTTAAGGCGAAGCGCACGGTGTCGAAATCGCCTTTGAACACGACGTTCGGCACCATGTAGTTCAGCATCAGTCCTTGACCGACGGCTCCATCCGCCACGGCTTTCCGCAGCGCTTCTGGTTCCACCCCAGCCTTTACGCCCAAGGTGAAACCCTCGGCCAGAATGGCTTGCGTGCAAATGCCGATCATGTTGTGCACCAGCTTGGCGATCGCGCCGCTGCCGATCGCGCCGACATACGACACTTTGTTGCCGATGGCGTCGAGCACAGGTTTGACCCGATCGTAGACAGCACGGTCGCCGCCGACCATGACGGCGAGTGTGGCTTGTTGCGCACTGATCGGACCGCCGCTGACAGGGGCGTCCAGCACGTGCAACCCGCGTTCCCGATAGACCTCGGCAATGTGGCGGACCAGGGTGGGAGAGTTGGTGGAGAGATCAATGTACACCGTGTCCGGAGTTGCACCTTGAAGGATGCCAGCTTCGCCCAGCGCTACTGCTTCGACCTCCTTGGGGCCAGGGAGCGATGTGAAGACGATCTCACTTGCGGCGGCGACCGCCATGGGACTGTCCGCCCAGCTCGCTCCTTTTTCCAACTGCGGAGTCGCCGCTTCTTTTCTCATGTCATAGACCGTGACCGAGTGTCCCGCCGCGACGATGTGGGATGCCATAGGACCACCCATGTTGCCGAGACCGATAAAGCCAATACGCATGCTACACCTCCTTTTGTGACTGTTCTTCCTTTAGCGCGCTTGGGCCTGCCTCCGCAAGGGAAAGTGTGGCGGTGGGCGGGATTTCCTTGACAGGCTTGGGTGATTTGCTTTATGGGAGCCCAAGAGGAACAAGAGGAATAAGAGGAACCCGAAGAACAGGAGGAACAGACATTATGCGTTTTGGTTTTATGATGCCTTTTCAGAACCCGTCGCGTTGGGCACGACCCTACCCGGAAATCTATCGCGAGTTTATCGAGCAAACGGTGCTTGCCGAAGAGCTGGGCTACGACACCATTTGGCTGACGGAACACCACTTCGATGACGACGGCTGGTCGCCTTCGCTCTTGCCGCTGGCGGCAGGTATTGCTACCCGTACCAGTCGCATCCGTATCGGCACCTTTATCCTCATTTTGCCGTTCCAGCATGCACTGCGGGTGGCCGAGGACGCTGCAACCGTGGACATTCTCTCGAACGGCCGTTTCGATCTTGGGGTAGGGAAAGGCTATCGCCTCAAGGAATTCCATGGCTTCGGCATTCCGCGCGACCAACGTGAAGCACTGCTCGAAGAAGGGCTGGAAGTCATCCGCCGGGCCTGGACGGAAGAGAGTTTCTCGTTCGAGGGCAAGTTCTATCAACTACGGGATGTGCGGATTTCCCCCCGACCCACGCAGCAGCCGCATCCGCCGTTATGGATCGGTGCACGCGGCAGAAAATCCGTTGAACGCGCAGCGCGGCTAGGCTTTCATCTCATGGGTACGGGAGAGGCCGAACTCCAACGCGTTTATGACCGTACCTTGGAACAGCACGGACGGAATCCCCGCGACTATTCCCTGACGCAGCTGCGTTGGATGTATGTGGCGAAGACCCGCGAACAAGCCTGGGAAGATGCCGGGCCGCACTTGTCGTACATGTTCGAGACGGCGCTGCCACTGTTGAAGGAAGCCGGAGATTTACCGAAAGATCGGGCGATGCGCGACGCTCCCGCGCTAAGGGATTTGCAAAAGGTCGATCCTGCCACGCCCGGGAGCTTCCCGGTCATCGGCACGGCAGAGGATTGTGTGCGCGCCTTGCGCACCTATCTGCAGGAGACGCGGGTGACAGATCTCGCTTTGGGTATGCATTTGCCCGGCCTGGCGCCGGAGAAGATTCGCCAGTCAATGACCATTTTTGCCCGCGAAGTCATGCCGCATTTCAAGTAAGCAACTCGTTGGTATACAGTGCCGTGACCCACTGTGGAAGGAGCAAACATGAGCGAGTGGCTGTTTCATACGGATTCCTATCTCCGCGAGTTCACCGCGCGCGTGGCTGCGGTACAAGACAACCGCGTGGCGTTGGATCGGACTGCGTTTTATCCCACCGGCGGCGGACAGCCGTGCGATCATGGATGGCTCGCGGTTGGCGACCAGCGCTGGTCCGTGCGTAACGTGCGCAAAGACGGAGACGAAATCTGGCATGAAGTAGAAGGCGCCCCGCCGGGACTCGGCGTTGAGGTGAGCGGGAACCTCGATTGGGAGCGGCGCTACGCGCTCATGCGCACCCACACCGCGTTGCACATGTTGGCGGGGGTGATCTGGCGGACGCATGGCGCGCTCGTGACCGGCGGGAATATGGAGCCGTTGCGAGCGCGTATGGATTTCGAGTTCGAGAGCATGCGGCGAGAGTTAGTGGAAGACATTGAACAACGAGTCAACGCGGAAATCCTTGCGGCACGACCGATTCGAACCGAAATTCTTCCGCGCGAGCAAGCGCTTGCCATTCCCGACCTGATTCGCACGAAGATCAACCTGCTGCCGGAAGGGATCGCACAGATTCGTACTGTGGATATTGTCGGACTCGACCTCCAAGCCGACGGCGGCACGCATGTGGCGAACACCCGTGAGGTGGGTCGTCTCAAAATTACTGACTACAAGAGCAAAGGGAAGATCAACAAGCGGTTGGAAATTCAGGTGTTGGACGCAGAGAAGAAGGAGGCATGATGTCGGCTGGACAGATTGCCGGGTGTAGCGGTTCGAGAACGGCAAGATCACAGCGCTGATGGCGTATATGGACACCGAGCTGGTGCGAAAGTGCTTGTGGGAGTAGGCTTTTGGGGGCATCCTCCGACTATCGGTCGTGGCCCAGAGTTGGTGGCCTACATTAACGGGCTTGCCACCTGTGAAAGTGCGCGTTCGTCAGCTTGTACGCTATGCTTCCACGGATTACCTTATGCCTACAATCTGCGTCAACATAAGGATCGGAGCATATGTCTGACATTCAATCCTTGTCCGAAACTGTTACTCCACAGCCGACGGTGATCAGGACCAGTCGCGGGCTCTCGATTGCTGGTACTCGGATTACACTCTATAGCCTTCTGGATTACCTCCACGCTGGATGGCCTCCCCATTTAATACGCGACGAATTCAGTCTCACTGACCACCAGATGGCAGAGGTCATGAAGTATATCGAGATACACCGCAGCGAAGTCGAAGCCGAATACCAAGCCGTGCTCCAACAGGCCGAAGAAAATCGGCAGTATTGGGAAGCGCGGAACAAGGAGCATCTCGCCAGGATCGCAGCCCTCCCGCCGAAGCCGGGACAAGAAGAACTGCGCGCTAAGTTGCAAGCGGCAAA
Proteins encoded:
- a CDS encoding LLM class flavin-dependent oxidoreductase, encoding MRFGFMMPFQNPSRWARPYPEIYREFIEQTVLAEELGYDTIWLTEHHFDDDGWSPSLLPLAAGIATRTSRIRIGTFILILPFQHALRVAEDAATVDILSNGRFDLGVGKGYRLKEFHGFGIPRDQREALLEEGLEVIRRAWTEESFSFEGKFYQLRDVRISPRPTQQPHPPLWIGARGRKSVERAARLGFHLMGTGEAELQRVYDRTLEQHGRNPRDYSLTQLRWMYVAKTREQAWEDAGPHLSYMFETALPLLKEAGDLPKDRAMRDAPALRDLQKVDPATPGSFPVIGTAEDCVRALRTYLQETRVTDLALGMHLPGLAPEKIRQSMTIFAREVMPHFK
- a CDS encoding alanyl-tRNA editing protein — protein: MSEWLFHTDSYLREFTARVAAVQDNRVALDRTAFYPTGGGQPCDHGWLAVGDQRWSVRNVRKDGDEIWHEVEGAPPGLGVEVSGNLDWERRYALMRTHTALHMLAGVIWRTHGALVTGGNMEPLRARMDFEFESMRRELVEDIEQRVNAEILAARPIRTEILPREQALAIPDLIRTKINLLPEGIAQIRTVDIVGLDLQADGGTHVANTREVGRLKITDYKSKGKINKRLEIQVLDAEKKEA
- a CDS encoding DUF433 domain-containing protein yields the protein MSDIQSLSETVTPQPTVIRTSRGLSIAGTRITLYSLLDYLHAGWPPHLIRDEFSLTDHQMAEVMKYIEIHRSEVEAEYQAVLQQAEENRQYWEARNKEHLARIAALPPKPGQEELRAKLQAAKEKLGLS